In Lolium rigidum isolate FL_2022 chromosome 3, APGP_CSIRO_Lrig_0.1, whole genome shotgun sequence, the genomic window atacaaggtcataatacaaattatatgtactcagatccacacatttgtcttttttgtagccACAAgcccaaaatacaaagtatttaaaATTAATGTTTTGCACATTTGTGTGATAAATTATTGGCTATATCAAGATTACTTTATATGGAAAAAACTAAGGTTTGAAGCCCTCTCTTAGCTATGGTTGATTAATGTTTGAATTGGGCTGTGTCGCAGGTGACCTTTCTCAAGTGCGGCGGAGTGGTGCTCGGCACGGCGATCCACCATGCGCTCATGGACGGCATCGCCGCCTTCCACTTCATCCAGACGTGGTCCGGCCTGGCGCGTGGCCTCTCCCTCTCCGAGGCGTGCCCCTCTCCGCCCTCTCACGACCGCACGCCCCTCCGCGGCCGgtcgccgccgcacgccgacttCGACCACCTCGCCTACTCCTCGGCGTACCTCACCGGCCCTACGCGCCCCTCCAACACCATCGTCTACTCCGTCTCCCCGAAGCTCCTCGCTGACCTCAAGTCCAGGTGCGCGCCGGGGGTGTCCACCTACGGCGCTGTCACGGCTCACCTCTGGCGCTGCATGTGCGTGGCGCGCGGGCTGGCGCCGGGCTCCGACACCCGGCTCCGCGTGACCGTCAACGTCCGCCACCgcctgcagccgccgctgccgcgccacttctcggggaacgccatcctgCGCGACCTCGTCACCGTCAAGGTGGCCGACGTCCTGGCCCAGCCCTACCCCGGGTACGTCGCCGACGCGGTGAGGAAGTCGCTGGACGGCGTGAACGACGCGCACGTGCGGTCGGTGATCGACTACCTGGGGATGGAGTCCGAGAAGGGCACCTTGGAGGCGGCGCCGTGGCAGCTCCTGCCGGAGTCGGACCTGTGGGTGACGGGCTGGCTGGGGCTGCCCATGTACGACGCCGACTTCGGGTGGGGCACGCCTCGGCTGGTGGCGCCCGCGCAGATGTTCGGCACCGGCATGGCGTACGTGATGCAGCGCCCGCACAAGGACGACGGCATCGTCGTCTTCGTGGCGCTGGAGCCCGAGTACGCGCGGTGCTTCGAGGACGTCTTCTACAACCAGTAAAACCCAGGGACCTAATCGATCATCCAGATTTTGGAGAGAGTGAAACGCATCAACTTGCCATCAGAGAGGAGCATTTTTTTTGTTTGGGATTCGCAAGCCTTGCATTTGTATTTTATTTAGAATTTGCCATCAGAGAGCGAGAGCAGCATTGTTGCCATTCAAATTTTCCCGTTGACGTTTCTGGATTCTCCCgcgctggctggctggctggctccTGGCACTTTGATGGACACCGACACGGCGACACACCGTCGCCGTGCATCACGAGGCCTTAATTTGGGTGTGTGACGTGCAGCGGTTTGGCCGCGTCTTGTTGCACCTCACATCGCAACGATTGTGATGGTGACTCCCTTTGAATAACAGTCCATGGAAATTTGTTGATGTGAAGGTAATTCTGGGTTAGGACCAGCACAAGTTGGTCCTCTTGCCGTGGCTGGTACAAGTCCCTAGGCTGTGGCCGTGGTTGCCACATGGTACGGCTCCTGTTGCAATCTGTCGGCACATGCAAGATGCAACACAAGGGGAGGCATCCAGATCTCTACCCATGACTCTGTATCTGCCACAAGTCACTAGGCCGGGCATATGTACAGTGATCGGTTGTCCATCGAGACGGAAACACAATTAAATTTTCGTGACGTTTCCATCTACGTGGATGGTGTGCGGTCGCATGGAGTGATCGTATTGGTTGCATCCGGGTTCGTTGAGCAGTAGTATACGtgagcatttctcgggccggcCGGACGTTGGGCTAGGCGACCAAAGTTCAACGTGAAAAATCTTGGCCCAGGTTCGGCCTGTCAGATCGTCCGGCTGGAAATCTTGGCCCAAGCCTGGACCATCACAGAGAAAGCCCATCGGGCCTCGGCCGGGCCGCTTCACTAAATCGCACAAAATCAAGGCCCAGACCCGACCCGGCTCAACCATCGGGCCAGAAAATTAGGCTCATGCCCTGCCCAGAGGCATGGTCGGGTTGGGTTTGGCCTAGGAATTTCGGGCCGACCGGGCCGGGCTACTCATGGCCAAGTCTATTGGGCAGTGACAAAAGTAAGGAAAGTAGTTCCTCATTACTATTGATGAaccaacataccactgcatggtataGTATGTAAGTTATTGATATaaaaccaatgaaacaccgttccactagtattacatccctcagagtgg contains:
- the LOC124694164 gene encoding putrescine hydroxycinnamoyltransferase 1-like produces the protein METKVEVQESTLVAPSEQTPRHGLWLSNFDVTAARTHTALVYYYPAPAPTTGFFSPDRLRAALAKALVPFYPLAGRLGRDEDGRLQVDCHGEGALFVVATADCAGEDIFGNFVPSPKIRQAFVPVVPSGEPPCVMSMFQVTFLKCGGVVLGTAIHHALMDGIAAFHFIQTWSGLARGLSLSEACPSPPSHDRTPLRGRSPPHADFDHLAYSSAYLTGPTRPSNTIVYSVSPKLLADLKSRCAPGVSTYGAVTAHLWRCMCVARGLAPGSDTRLRVTVNVRHRLQPPLPRHFSGNAILRDLVTVKVADVLAQPYPGYVADAVRKSLDGVNDAHVRSVIDYLGMESEKGTLEAAPWQLLPESDLWVTGWLGLPMYDADFGWGTPRLVAPAQMFGTGMAYVMQRPHKDDGIVVFVALEPEYARCFEDVFYNQ